One uncultured Caproiciproducens sp. DNA segment encodes these proteins:
- a CDS encoding PTS sugar transporter subunit IIC, translating to MHIFQIILIALFAYLGSIGSPWIVGLTGGWYTLGRPLVASLIVGLILGDVPTALAIGITLQAMYIGVITPGAVLPFDVNYAGYLVPALIIMAKANSSIAATLAVPVAMIGVLLWNLTWVLNVVFVHRADKYAEEGNLKGMKLCNVGGGQVLNFICRFIPAFLILFFGSTMLEGFISSIPAGIQSYLTVVSGMLPALGIGLLLNMIVKDKSFIGLFIVGFVLVTYLKLPIIAIAIIGTVIAIFYYKIASGFAKKEEGNNG from the coding sequence ATGCATATATTTCAAATTATTTTAATTGCTCTCTTTGCCTATCTCGGTTCCATCGGTTCCCCATGGATAGTCGGTTTAACAGGCGGATGGTACACACTGGGCAGGCCACTGGTTGCTTCTTTAATCGTTGGTTTAATTCTGGGAGATGTACCAACCGCACTTGCGATCGGTATTACACTTCAGGCTATGTACATAGGAGTTATCACCCCTGGCGCGGTTCTGCCTTTTGATGTGAACTATGCTGGATACCTTGTACCGGCACTGATTATTATGGCAAAGGCTAATTCCTCTATTGCGGCCACACTTGCAGTCCCTGTTGCAATGATCGGCGTTCTTCTCTGGAATCTTACTTGGGTATTGAATGTTGTTTTCGTACACCGCGCAGATAAATATGCCGAAGAGGGAAACCTCAAGGGTATGAAACTTTGTAATGTCGGCGGCGGCCAAGTGCTCAACTTCATTTGCCGTTTTATTCCTGCTTTCTTAATTCTGTTCTTTGGCAGTACCATGTTAGAAGGATTTATTTCTTCTATTCCTGCTGGAATTCAATCCTATCTTACCGTTGTTTCCGGCATGCTTCCCGCACTCGGAATTGGGCTATTGTTAAACATGATTGTCAAGGATAAAAGCTTCATCGGCCTGTTTATCGTCGGATTTGTTCTTGTTACCTACTTAAAGCTTCCAATTATAGCAATTGCCATCATCGGTACCGTAATTGCTATATTCTACTACAAAATTGCTTCTGGGTTCGCAAAGAAGGAGGAAGGAAACAATGGCTGA
- a CDS encoding PTS sugar transporter subunit IIB, translating into MGKVYVRIDDRLIHGQIMAAWCNYLDVTEIVGIDDKTANNQMLKQIMTMSVPKKYQCSIITIAEAKEKLNQETSGNRLVILRFPEKLEELREELKGAEMIIIGNVAKKPDSKYEASSGTSIFFLTEKDVEVLNAFSQGGMKVIFRTVPTSSEKSWEGFMKSKH; encoded by the coding sequence ATGGGAAAAGTTTATGTAAGAATTGATGATCGCCTAATTCATGGCCAGATCATGGCTGCTTGGTGCAATTATCTTGACGTTACCGAGATTGTTGGAATCGATGATAAAACAGCCAATAATCAGATGCTAAAACAAATCATGACGATGTCAGTTCCTAAAAAGTATCAATGCAGCATAATTACAATCGCAGAGGCAAAAGAAAAGTTAAATCAAGAAACTTCTGGCAACCGCCTGGTGATTCTTCGCTTTCCTGAAAAGTTGGAAGAATTACGTGAAGAGTTAAAAGGAGCTGAAATGATTATCATTGGCAATGTGGCCAAAAAGCCGGATAGTAAGTATGAAGCCAGTTCCGGTACTTCAATCTTTTTCCTGACGGAAAAGGATGTTGAAGTGCTCAACGCATTTTCCCAAGGCGGCATGAAAGTAATATTTAGAACAGTTCCAACAAGTTCAGAGAAAAGTTGGGAGGGATTTATGAAAAGCAAACATTAA
- a CDS encoding HPr family phosphocarrier protein has protein sequence MSSFVYLVQEPMGLHARPVGMLVKQLKNYACDIQVICGKRQADAKRLFAVMGMAVKCGETVTVVFTGEDEQEAYKETKIFFEKNF, from the coding sequence ATGAGCAGTTTTGTTTATTTGGTTCAGGAACCAATGGGACTGCACGCCAGACCCGTTGGTATGCTGGTAAAACAATTAAAAAATTATGCATGTGATATTCAAGTCATTTGTGGGAAACGACAGGCGGATGCAAAGCGACTTTTTGCGGTGATGGGAATGGCCGTGAAATGCGGCGAAACCGTCACCGTTGTCTTTACAGGCGAGGATGAACAGGAGGCTTACAAGGAAACGAAGATTTTCTTTGAGAAGAATTTTTAA
- the ptsP gene encoding phosphoenolpyruvate--protein phosphotransferase, translating to MLILEGMGTSRGIADGKIILIKNENSPPEITEISSFEDELKRLNRALDTAESQIMALQDKANKDIGKEDASIFEIHVMMLHDQDYLDSITGIIRSDNRNAEYAVYLAGQQFSQSFMEMKDSYMKERAADVIDISRRLIHILTGKCNNPLDGVEEKVIIAAEELMPSQTAQFDMGKIAAFVTRNSSNASHSSILSRSLGIPSVSALGDGFSKLQSGDYVIVDGIDGIVIINPDVITNAQYTVKQLDLTKQKERLKKLKGTPAISKDGIRIELCANIGHPNDVSFALENDADGIGLFRSEFVFLGRNDFPSEEVQFEAYKATLSAMKDKRVVVRTLDLGADKQASYLGISEEDNPALGYRAIRIQLDRTDLLITQLRALYRASVYGKLAIMFPMIVSVSEVRIIKKLAEEVRNTLKEEGIPFTPDVELGIMVETPSAAVTADRLAAEVDFFSIDTNDLTQYMLAADRMNSKVSYLFDSGHVSVLRMIRYITQQAHKYGIWVGICGESAADLNLTKYYLYFGVDELSVSAPSILELKEKIQSLTVSTLREDIDKYLD from the coding sequence ATGCTTATATTAGAGGGTATGGGAACTTCCAGAGGAATAGCAGATGGAAAAATTATTTTAATAAAAAACGAAAACAGTCCGCCGGAAATTACCGAAATATCTAGTTTTGAAGACGAACTTAAAAGACTTAATCGGGCATTGGATACCGCAGAATCGCAAATTATGGCACTGCAGGACAAAGCAAACAAAGATATTGGGAAAGAAGACGCATCAATTTTTGAAATTCATGTGATGATGCTGCACGATCAAGACTATTTGGATTCGATTACCGGAATAATCCGGAGCGATAACAGGAATGCAGAATATGCGGTTTATTTGGCGGGACAGCAGTTTTCACAAAGTTTCATGGAAATGAAAGACAGCTATATGAAAGAGCGAGCCGCCGATGTGATTGATATTTCGCGCAGGCTCATCCATATTTTGACCGGCAAATGTAATAATCCGCTTGACGGTGTAGAAGAAAAAGTAATTATAGCAGCTGAAGAATTGATGCCAAGCCAGACAGCACAGTTCGATATGGGAAAAATAGCTGCTTTTGTTACCCGCAACAGTTCGAATGCATCTCATAGTTCCATTCTGTCACGCAGTTTGGGAATTCCTTCGGTATCAGCTTTGGGAGACGGATTTTCCAAACTGCAAAGTGGGGATTACGTCATTGTGGACGGCATAGACGGAATCGTAATTATTAATCCCGATGTGATCACTAATGCGCAATACACAGTCAAACAACTTGACCTTACCAAACAGAAGGAGCGGCTTAAAAAGCTGAAAGGTACGCCAGCTATTTCCAAAGACGGAATTAGAATTGAGCTATGTGCAAATATCGGACATCCAAACGATGTCTCATTTGCATTAGAGAACGATGCGGATGGTATCGGACTTTTCCGAAGCGAATTTGTATTTTTGGGAAGAAACGATTTTCCGTCTGAGGAGGTTCAGTTTGAAGCGTATAAAGCGACGTTGAGCGCAATGAAAGACAAACGGGTTGTCGTGCGTACTCTGGACTTGGGGGCCGATAAACAAGCGTCTTACCTTGGAATCTCCGAGGAAGATAATCCGGCGCTGGGGTATCGGGCAATCCGAATTCAGCTCGACAGAACAGATCTTCTTATTACTCAGTTGCGCGCACTGTACCGTGCCTCTGTGTATGGAAAGCTGGCAATTATGTTTCCCATGATTGTATCTGTGTCTGAAGTGCGGATAATAAAGAAACTGGCTGAAGAGGTTCGAAATACTCTAAAAGAAGAAGGAATCCCTTTTACTCCCGATGTAGAGTTGGGAATTATGGTAGAAACCCCGTCAGCAGCCGTTACAGCCGATCGACTTGCCGCTGAAGTCGATTTTTTCAGTATCGATACCAATGATTTAACCCAATACATGCTTGCCGCCGACCGAATGAATTCAAAGGTTTCCTACCTCTTTGACAGCGGCCACGTCTCCGTGCTGCGTATGATACGCTATATCACGCAGCAGGCGCACAAATACGGAATATGGGTTGGCATTTGCGGTGAAAGCGCGGCCGACTTGAATCTCACAAAATATTATCTCTATTTTGGTGTGGATGAACTCTCTGTTTCAGCTCCGTCTATTTTGGAACTGAAAGAAAAAATACAAAGTCTTACTGTTTCCACCTTGCGGGAAGATATTGATAAATATCTTGATTAA
- a CDS encoding MurR/RpiR family transcriptional regulator: MNLLMKMKRIKDLSPSERQVVNFILNNPSEAANMGVVEIAKKTYTSTSTVMRVSKKLDMDSFIDFRIQLAADINEYLESSVMYTAQTQIEKDDSLESIIDKVSSNNARAAIDAKTLNDTTVIQKVVTMMGAAKQLDFYGTGVSNLIAKDALMKALRLGLCATAYSYYAEMAIISKTSTKENLAFFISYTGQTADTLSIAKNVQQLGIPSISITSMTDNPLVELCSVNLFVDSFESVYRVGGMSSRISTLNILDILFTAYINSNYKEINDIISKTFVRETFSNNFDLRK; encoded by the coding sequence TTGAATTTATTAATGAAGATGAAACGTATTAAAGACCTTTCTCCTTCTGAGCGCCAGGTAGTTAACTTTATCCTGAATAATCCAAGCGAGGCTGCCAACATGGGTGTTGTTGAGATTGCCAAAAAAACCTATACAAGCACCAGCACCGTAATGAGAGTAAGCAAAAAGCTTGACATGGATAGTTTTATTGACTTTCGCATACAATTAGCCGCCGATATCAATGAGTATTTGGAAAGCTCGGTCATGTACACCGCTCAGACTCAAATTGAAAAAGATGACTCACTGGAATCCATCATCGATAAGGTTTCGTCCAATAACGCGCGCGCGGCAATCGATGCGAAGACACTCAATGACACTACGGTGATACAAAAGGTGGTTACCATGATGGGCGCCGCAAAGCAACTCGATTTTTATGGAACAGGCGTATCTAATTTGATTGCAAAAGACGCTTTGATGAAGGCGCTTCGACTGGGTCTTTGCGCCACCGCCTATTCCTATTATGCTGAGATGGCAATTATATCCAAGACGTCCACCAAGGAAAATCTTGCTTTTTTTATATCCTATACGGGTCAAACAGCGGATACTCTCAGCATCGCGAAAAATGTGCAGCAGTTAGGTATTCCGTCAATTTCCATTACCAGCATGACAGACAATCCGTTGGTTGAGCTTTGCTCAGTCAACTTATTTGTTGATTCTTTTGAATCCGTCTATCGTGTTGGAGGAATGAGTAGTCGCATTTCTACGCTTAATATTCTTGATATCCTGTTTACTGCTTATATTAACTCTAATTATAAAGAGATTAACGATATTATTTCAAAGACATTTGTACGGGAAACCTTCAGCAATAATTTTGATCTACGCAAATAA
- a CDS encoding amino acid permease gives MKVVKKGFNRNRLIIMALGNIIGSGIFLGSSTVISVAGPAAIISYLIGGLIMTLQVMFVTEMSIINPAPGSFRVHTSEIFGPWIGFVNGWMFWLSGILGMSGEVTAAAIFTRFWLPKIPLWIFCIVYTVIIAAINLNDLKGLSRIESFLASIKVIALILFILFGFLILTGRVHFHSLALNNPFVSANSFMPQGIKGIASSMIMVMFSYMRTGIIGLAIADTESPEKNAPQAISVITISVITIYALSIFFLVLLTPWQTLSASASPFVLLFQRIGIPFADGILNFIVLTAALSGLNSAMYSSSRMLNSLSRDNQAPKLFLKTNKNQVPAYALGMSSAALLLTAVLSYFLPDKVFVILAVTSGFLAMFNWLTICITHYFYRKKTLKERPEKLKFKVPGYPYTSFFAALLILAVLATSPLYPGQLAGLIGSILLFALLVIIYSILKKTKILR, from the coding sequence TTGAAGGTAGTAAAAAAAGGCTTTAACAGGAATCGCCTTATTATTATGGCACTCGGGAACATTATAGGTTCCGGTATATTCCTCGGCAGTTCTACGGTGATATCCGTCGCTGGGCCTGCCGCTATCATTTCCTATCTGATTGGCGGATTGATTATGACGCTTCAGGTTATGTTTGTCACAGAAATGTCGATTATTAATCCTGCGCCGGGTTCATTCCGGGTGCATACTTCTGAGATATTCGGCCCATGGATTGGCTTTGTCAACGGATGGATGTTTTGGCTCAGCGGAATTTTGGGCATGTCAGGCGAAGTCACGGCTGCTGCAATCTTCACACGATTCTGGCTGCCTAAAATACCGCTCTGGATTTTCTGTATCGTATATACCGTAATAATAGCTGCAATAAACCTGAATGATTTAAAAGGGTTAAGCAGAATTGAAAGTTTTCTCGCTTCAATAAAAGTAATCGCACTGATTCTGTTTATCCTTTTTGGTTTCCTCATTTTGACAGGCAGAGTGCACTTTCATTCGTTGGCGCTTAACAATCCCTTTGTATCCGCAAACAGCTTTATGCCACAAGGAATCAAGGGCATTGCATCTTCAATGATAATGGTAATGTTCTCTTATATGAGAACAGGAATCATCGGCCTGGCTATTGCAGACACCGAAAGTCCGGAAAAAAATGCGCCTCAAGCCATATCGGTCATTACTATTTCCGTAATTACTATCTATGCACTTTCAATCTTTTTTTTGGTCTTGTTGACTCCGTGGCAGACATTATCCGCGTCAGCAAGCCCCTTTGTGTTGCTGTTTCAACGGATAGGAATCCCTTTTGCGGACGGCATCTTGAACTTTATCGTTTTAACTGCGGCGCTTTCAGGGCTTAATTCCGCCATGTACAGTTCATCAAGAATGCTTAATTCCTTAAGCCGCGACAATCAGGCGCCAAAACTGTTTCTCAAAACAAATAAGAACCAAGTCCCTGCCTATGCTTTGGGAATGAGCAGCGCCGCACTTCTCCTCACGGCAGTGTTATCTTATTTTCTGCCGGACAAAGTCTTTGTCATACTGGCGGTAACGAGCGGTTTTCTAGCAATGTTTAACTGGCTGACAATATGTATCACTCATTATTTTTACAGAAAAAAAACGTTAAAAGAAAGGCCCGAAAAACTCAAATTCAAAGTCCCGGGCTACCCATATACTTCTTTTTTTGCCGCTCTGCTGATTCTTGCGGTTCTAGCTACTTCTCCGCTTTATCCGGGTCAGCTTGCAGGCTTAATCGGGAGCATTTTACTGTTTGCTTTACTTGTAATCATTTATTCCATATTGAAAAAAACTAAAATTTTACGTTGA
- a CDS encoding PaaI family thioesterase, with amino-acid sequence MDIEKLIEFNGKKNEFMIYNGIRIKSAKKDCVEVSLQIGPHSLNTYGLLHGGAYYTMADCAAGAAAKSDGGHYVTLSGGLNYIKSVSEGTVTAKGSVIHRGRTTCILHVDITDEKDALLAEGDFTMFCIEQPQTEEEAKTGTDTVD; translated from the coding sequence GTGGATATTGAAAAATTGATCGAATTTAATGGCAAAAAAAATGAATTTATGATTTACAATGGGATACGCATCAAATCTGCAAAAAAGGACTGTGTGGAAGTGAGTCTGCAAATTGGGCCTCATTCTCTCAATACATACGGACTTCTTCACGGCGGTGCATATTATACAATGGCGGATTGTGCGGCCGGAGCAGCGGCAAAAAGCGACGGAGGACATTATGTTACGTTAAGCGGCGGGCTGAACTATATCAAATCGGTTTCCGAAGGAACCGTGACCGCAAAAGGTTCTGTTATTCACCGCGGGCGTACAACCTGCATCCTTCATGTGGATATCACTGATGAAAAGGATGCCCTTTTGGCGGAGGGAGACTTCACCATGTTCTGCATTGAGCAGCCGCAAACGGAAGAAGAAGCAAAAACCGGGACCGACACGGTGGATTGA
- a CDS encoding MYG1 family protein gives MVKNKNIAITHGGKFHADDVFSAALLKTVNPNIKIIRAFEVPDDFDGIAFDIGWGEFDHHQENAEVRENGVPYAAFGLLWREFGVSVLISNGCPSEEAAKEAAHFDENFIQSLDEDDNTGCGNQLASVIGTFNPNWDSSQLPDQCFAEALGFAAVILKKKLDSVMSAQRAKKLVEMALTDSKDTIVILPRFAPWKMVLIPSAAEFVVYPSQRGGYNAQVIPIDFDTKEVKCNFPQEWAGKPEDELQKISGIKTLKFCHKGRFLISADSLDDTIKACVIAHNEATG, from the coding sequence ATGGTAAAAAACAAGAATATTGCTATCACGCACGGCGGGAAATTTCATGCTGATGATGTGTTTTCAGCTGCACTATTAAAAACAGTAAATCCGAACATTAAAATTATACGCGCTTTTGAAGTTCCGGATGATTTTGACGGAATTGCTTTTGACATAGGATGGGGTGAATTTGATCATCATCAGGAGAATGCCGAAGTACGGGAAAACGGCGTGCCATATGCGGCATTTGGTTTATTATGGCGTGAGTTCGGAGTAAGCGTATTAATAAGCAATGGCTGCCCGTCAGAAGAAGCGGCTAAGGAAGCAGCTCACTTTGATGAAAATTTTATTCAGTCGTTGGATGAAGATGATAATACAGGCTGTGGTAATCAGCTGGCAAGCGTTATTGGCACATTCAATCCAAATTGGGACTCAAGCCAGTTGCCGGATCAGTGCTTTGCAGAGGCTTTAGGTTTTGCGGCTGTTATTTTGAAAAAGAAACTTGACAGCGTAATGAGCGCACAAAGGGCAAAAAAACTTGTTGAAATGGCTCTTACCGATTCAAAGGATACTATTGTAATATTGCCAAGATTTGCCCCATGGAAAATGGTTCTTATACCGTCTGCCGCAGAATTTGTAGTATATCCCTCACAAAGGGGCGGGTATAATGCGCAGGTTATTCCAATCGATTTTGACACGAAAGAGGTAAAATGCAATTTCCCTCAGGAATGGGCGGGCAAACCTGAGGATGAGCTGCAGAAAATTTCAGGGATAAAAACATTGAAATTCTGCCATAAGGGGCGGTTTTTAATATCGGCAGACAGCTTGGATGATACCATAAAAGCTTGTGTCATTGCTCACAATGAAGCCACAGGCTAA
- a CDS encoding Sapep family Mn(2+)-dependent dipeptidase, with protein MYQKQIEEYFTAHREELLRDICALIRIPSEKGEPKSGMPFGEDTAKALAAAIELAKGIGFRVKNYENYVAAVDLNDLPKQLDMLAHLDVVPAGNGWSVTQPFEPVVKDGKLYGRGSADDKGPAVAALYAMKAVRDLQVPLKKNVRLILGTDEECGSHDITYYYGQEQEAPMTFSPDAAFPVVNIEKGRFSNWIEAHWEEDTALPRILSVSGGVKSNVVPDTARAVLEGFSVKELSGFCDLAFKTTGIRFCVNEKNGTAVVEAKGACAHASTPGDGNNAITGLLALLSGMPFARSAGFERLCAVNTLFPHGDWAGKAAGVAMQDGISGSLTMSLNLFEYGLTGLKGFFDGRTPVCATDENLREPFCARAKALKIETENKGVSPAHHVPQDSDFIKTLLKCFEQYSGKKGQCLSIGGGTYAHRLKNGVGFGCSMPETDNHMHGADEFAVVEELVLSAKIFAQVIIDLCS; from the coding sequence ATGTATCAAAAACAAATTGAAGAATATTTTACCGCGCATCGGGAGGAGCTGCTCCGTGACATTTGCGCCCTGATCCGTATTCCGAGCGAAAAGGGTGAACCCAAATCGGGCATGCCGTTTGGGGAAGACACTGCCAAAGCCCTTGCAGCCGCCATAGAGCTTGCAAAGGGCATAGGATTTAGAGTGAAAAACTATGAAAATTATGTTGCGGCGGTAGATCTAAATGATCTTCCGAAGCAGCTCGATATGCTGGCACATCTGGACGTTGTCCCTGCCGGAAACGGATGGTCGGTTACGCAGCCGTTCGAGCCGGTTGTAAAGGATGGAAAATTATACGGCAGAGGTTCCGCGGACGACAAAGGCCCGGCTGTCGCCGCGCTGTACGCGATGAAAGCCGTGCGCGACCTTCAGGTTCCGCTGAAAAAGAATGTGCGTCTGATTCTTGGGACGGACGAAGAGTGCGGCAGTCATGATATCACCTATTATTATGGACAGGAACAGGAAGCACCGATGACCTTTTCACCGGATGCTGCCTTTCCGGTAGTCAATATTGAAAAAGGACGGTTCAGCAACTGGATAGAAGCACACTGGGAAGAGGATACTGCATTGCCGCGCATCCTCTCTGTGAGCGGCGGCGTAAAGAGCAATGTGGTTCCGGACACTGCCCGCGCGGTGCTGGAAGGCTTTTCAGTAAAGGAACTCTCCGGCTTTTGCGATCTTGCATTTAAAACAACCGGAATCCGCTTTTGTGTGAATGAAAAAAACGGAACGGCGGTAGTTGAGGCAAAAGGCGCGTGTGCGCATGCTTCGACTCCCGGGGACGGAAACAACGCGATTACAGGCTTGCTCGCGCTTCTGTCCGGGATGCCGTTTGCGCGCTCCGCTGGGTTTGAACGGCTCTGCGCGGTCAATACCTTATTTCCGCACGGGGACTGGGCCGGTAAAGCAGCCGGAGTGGCGATGCAGGACGGTATTTCGGGTTCGCTGACAATGAGCCTGAACCTGTTCGAATACGGCCTTACCGGATTAAAGGGATTTTTTGACGGCCGCACCCCTGTTTGCGCAACCGACGAAAACCTGCGTGAACCGTTTTGTGCGCGTGCCAAGGCATTGAAAATTGAAACGGAAAACAAGGGCGTTTCCCCCGCGCATCATGTGCCTCAGGACTCCGATTTTATTAAAACGCTGCTTAAATGTTTTGAACAGTATTCCGGTAAAAAGGGCCAATGCCTTTCTATCGGCGGCGGGACGTATGCGCACCGCCTGAAAAACGGGGTAGGATTCGGCTGTTCCATGCCGGAAACGGACAATCACATGCATGGCGCGGACGAGTTTGCCGTGGTGGAAGAACTTGTGCTGAGCGCAAAAATTTTTGCGCAGGTTATCATTGATCTTTGTTCCTGA
- a CDS encoding M42 family peptidase, producing MDTQNALQVIRELSNANGASGFEDDVLKVLRKNGDGLGKISEDSLRNLYLRGAENTGKRPVIQLDAHSDEVSFMVQAVKPNGTLVFIPLGGWVPNNVPAHKARVRNAEGKYIPGIVASKPPHFMSEAEKNAPASLSGMVIDIGATSREEAISDFKIRIGEPVVPDVDFEYVAEKDLMIGKAFDCRLGCAAILETMKELKDKRLNVDVVGGFAVQEEVGLRGAGVTCNTIHPDIAIVFEGCPADDTFSEEYLTQTAIKKGPMLRHIDARMITNPRYQRYALDLGEKLGIPVQQSVRTGGSTNGAPIHLSNAGVPVIVIGLPVRYIHTHYGIASFSDFQNAVKLACAVIESLDADRIKSF from the coding sequence ATGGATACGCAAAATGCGCTGCAAGTTATCCGGGAGCTGTCCAATGCAAACGGGGCTTCCGGGTTTGAGGATGATGTCTTGAAGGTTCTTCGGAAGAACGGAGACGGATTAGGTAAGATTTCGGAGGATTCCCTGCGCAACCTTTATCTGCGCGGCGCGGAAAACACCGGAAAGCGTCCTGTGATTCAGCTGGATGCTCACAGTGATGAAGTCTCTTTCATGGTTCAGGCGGTCAAGCCAAACGGAACGCTTGTGTTTATTCCGCTTGGCGGCTGGGTTCCGAACAATGTTCCGGCGCACAAGGCACGTGTGCGCAATGCCGAAGGGAAATACATACCCGGCATTGTTGCCAGCAAGCCGCCTCATTTTATGAGCGAAGCGGAAAAGAACGCGCCCGCCAGTCTCTCCGGCATGGTGATCGACATCGGCGCAACATCCAGGGAAGAGGCCATCTCTGACTTTAAGATCCGTATAGGCGAGCCGGTGGTTCCGGATGTCGATTTTGAATACGTTGCGGAAAAGGATTTGATGATCGGCAAGGCGTTTGACTGCCGACTGGGCTGCGCGGCAATTTTGGAAACGATGAAAGAACTCAAGGACAAAAGGTTGAATGTGGATGTAGTCGGCGGCTTTGCCGTGCAGGAGGAAGTGGGCCTGCGTGGGGCGGGCGTAACCTGCAACACCATTCACCCGGATATTGCCATCGTATTTGAGGGCTGCCCCGCAGATGATACATTTTCGGAAGAATACCTGACGCAGACGGCGATTAAAAAAGGGCCCATGCTTCGCCATATTGATGCCCGCATGATTACGAATCCGCGTTACCAGCGTTACGCGCTTGATCTGGGGGAGAAACTCGGAATTCCGGTGCAGCAGTCCGTCCGCACGGGCGGTTCTACCAACGGCGCACCCATCCATCTTTCCAATGCGGGCGTTCCGGTTATTGTTATAGGACTGCCGGTACGTTATATCCACACTCATTACGGCATTGCGTCGTTCAGCGATTTTCAGAACGCCGTGAAGCTGGCCTGCGCGGTAATTGAGTCTCTCGATGCTGATCGGATAAAAAGCTTTTAA
- the iadA gene encoding beta-aspartyl-peptidase, translating into MILLKNIRIDLEDPAQITDLFIAGGKIQEIGKNLQCPFPDVKVIDGNGKMGIPGYIDQHVHITGGGGEAGFASRVPEIRLSDCICGGVTTLVGLLGTDATTRSVANLVAKTKELREYGLTAYCLTGSYEYPSPTLTGSVKDDIVFIDEVIGVKIAISDHRSSNLSKEDLVRLASQARVAGILSKKPGIVHLHVGSGKRKLDMLFDILNTEDIPISTFRPTHVGRVFDEAVRFANMGGYIDFTAGDDTRKTAQMLQCAFGQAPVDRITLSTDANGSAPRWNEKKEMIGMDVGQITALHNVVKTMVLEYGVPLAKAILPCTATVAGALELFPRKGCLKVGGDADIILLDKDYDINTVFAQGELMMQEKEILKKGHFEV; encoded by the coding sequence ATGATACTACTAAAAAATATAAGAATCGATTTAGAAGATCCGGCACAGATAACAGACCTGTTTATTGCCGGTGGTAAAATTCAGGAAATCGGTAAAAATTTGCAATGCCCGTTTCCGGATGTTAAGGTGATTGACGGAAACGGTAAAATGGGAATTCCGGGATATATAGACCAGCATGTACATATTACGGGCGGGGGCGGGGAAGCGGGCTTTGCCAGCCGTGTTCCCGAAATCCGTCTTTCGGACTGCATCTGCGGCGGAGTGACGACGCTGGTCGGCCTGCTGGGAACGGATGCAACCACCCGCAGCGTCGCAAATCTGGTTGCTAAAACAAAGGAACTCCGGGAATACGGCCTTACCGCTTACTGCCTGACCGGTTCCTATGAATATCCGTCGCCTACCCTTACGGGTTCGGTGAAAGATGATATAGTCTTTATCGATGAGGTCATCGGCGTGAAAATTGCGATTTCCGACCATCGGTCCTCCAACCTTTCCAAAGAAGATCTGGTGCGGCTGGCGTCACAGGCAAGGGTGGCGGGTATTCTTTCCAAAAAACCGGGAATTGTGCATCTGCATGTCGGCAGCGGAAAAAGGAAGCTGGATATGCTTTTTGATATTTTAAATACGGAAGACATACCGATTTCAACTTTTCGCCCCACCCATGTAGGCAGGGTGTTTGACGAGGCCGTCCGGTTTGCCAATATGGGCGGATACATTGACTTTACTGCGGGGGATGATACCCGGAAGACCGCACAAATGCTGCAGTGCGCGTTCGGGCAGGCTCCCGTTGACCGCATTACCCTCAGCACGGATGCTAACGGAAGTGCGCCCAGATGGAACGAGAAAAAAGAAATGATTGGGATGGATGTCGGGCAGATTACCGCTCTTCACAATGTGGTAAAAACCATGGTGCTGGAGTATGGAGTTCCGCTTGCCAAAGCAATTCTTCCCTGTACCGCGACGGTTGCGGGCGCTCTTGAGCTTTTTCCACGAAAGGGATGCTTGAAAGTCGGCGGCGATGCGGATATTATATTACTGGATAAAGATTATGATATTAATACCGTCTTTGCACAGGGTGAGTTAATGATGCAGGAAAAAGAGATCCTGAAAAAGGGTCATTTTGAAGTTTAA